The following nucleotide sequence is from Zea mays cultivar B73 chromosome 1, Zm-B73-REFERENCE-NAM-5.0, whole genome shotgun sequence.
TCTTATCTAACCTATACATGGAATATTGACCACCGAGAATCTTGCTAAATTTGTCACTTCCAATATGCAGTGTAGCAGTGGGGATTGCAACATTACTTTCCATCCTACTTGCGCTAGAAGTTGTGGTTTTTACATGAACACAAAAGGGTTTGGTACTACACCACAACACAAAGCATACTGTGGCAAACACAGCGTACAACAGAAAGAGGTAAGGGGGTACTAAGCTATTTTTGAAGTAATAGGTCACTAGGATCTGTACGATGCTTATTTTGTTATTACTTCTGTCTCTTACCATCTTTCTGGAAATTCTGTGCAGGCTGATGCACAACAATATGGACCTGAGGAGCTCACGAGCATGAAACGAATGAGGATTAGCATGCCAGATTTACATTATATTGTTTCCCTGTGTTTGGTAGCATAAGAATGTTTGCACAATTACTAGAAATTTAATGCAAATATTTTTATAGAATATTTCAAATGCTCGAAGCATTTGGACATCTACATTTAGTTGTCGTTCTATTTTATTCAATCACTAAATCATGGCCATTTGTGCTCTTCAACTATTTATACAGCTTAACATTTGCTTCAAACAACAGCTTGTAATGTTCTCTTTTGAAGTATCAGATGCAAGAGCTCATTAATCACTGCCACTTATGAAGAGATCAGTCTGAAATCAACATAGTATCTTTAGCTACCTTGTAAAAACTCTGTGGTTTGGGTATATGTTGTGCTGCCACAACATTTCATGGGGCAGATCTCATCAGTCATTAtagtactgatggttgcaatgtaatggtgaaatagctagattaaaataacaaaatttatgtatgggtaggatcacaaatggattccgaaacattttcttataacaatataacacacatatgtaGATAAATTATCATGTTATTATatggttccgttgcaacgcacgggcactcacctagtaacacTATAGATATCTACTATAGATACATTATTGCAAGTATATAGATGACATAGATATTGCTATCTATACCACTGCGGCTGCCCCTCATAGATGTTTTCCGATCGGTGACGAACTGACGACATTGGCACTTACTATGGCAAAAATGATTCGTCTTGGAAATTGACTTCTCTAGTAGTGTTAATGGCAAGCATCTATACTTACATGTCGCTTCACAAGCTTTCATTCATCCATAATCATTCACATGAATACATATTTTTGTCCAATCATAATTGTGTCCATCTTAATGCATGCCAAACATtgctatcatacgaaacaaaacttgtggttggAAAACAAGTCTCCTACTAACTCAAACCACAAGGCAGTAGTGTAGACAACCAGACACATGAGTCATATCACATACGACACGATAAACTTTTGGGTATGTTGCACGTCTTTTACACGGCACGTACAAGACAACGGAATTAAGAGTGATGACTATTGTAGTAAATCAAATGTGCTAAAATCCTCTCTAATACCAAACGTAACTAAAAACATGAAGATTAGTGGACGTTTTACATGATCATATTATAGAGTTGTGCCACAAAATCGTACGTCTCTTTGCATCAGATCGATTGCATGGCATCGTCCTCAATTAAGCTGACCTATCAATAAGGTTCGCAGATTCGGTCTTCGATCTATCTCGAGTGAACAgatggtgagtgcccgtgcgttgcaacggaaccatATAATAACATGATAATTTATCTACATatatgtgttatattgttataagaaaaatgTTTcggaatccatttgtgatcctacccatacataaattttgttattttaatctagctatttcaccattacattgcaaccatcagtactaTAATGACTGATGAGATCTGCCCCATGAAATGTTGTGGCAGCACAACATATACCCAAACCACAGAGTTTTTACAAGGTAGCTAAAGATACTATGTTGATTTCAGACTGATCTCTTCATAAGTGGCAGTGATTAATGAGCTCTTGCATCTGATACTTCAAAAGAGAACATTACAAGCTGTTGTTTGAAGCAAATGTTAAGCTGTATAAATAGTTGAAGAGCACAAATGGCCATGATTTAGTGATTGAATAAAATAGAACGACAACTAAATGTAGATGTCCAAATGCTTCGAGCATTTGAAATATTCTATAAAAATATTTGCATTAAATTTCTAGTAATTGTGCAAACATTCTTATGCTACCAAACACAGGGAAACAATATAATGTAAATCTGGCATGCTAATCCTCATTCGTTTCATGCTCGTGAGCTCCTCAGGTCCATATTGTTGTGCATCAGCCTGCACAGAATTTCCAGAAAGATGGTAAGAGACAGAAGTAATAACAAAATAAGCATCGTACAGATCCTAGTGACCTATTACTTCAAAAATAGCTTAGTACCCCCTTACCTCTTTCTGTTGTACGCTGTGTTTGCCACAGTATGCTTTGTGTTGTGGTGTAGTACCAAACCCTTTTGTGTTCATGTAAAAACCACAACTTCTAGCGCAAGTAGGATGGAAAGTAATGTTGCAATCCCCACTGCTACACTGCATATTGGAAGTGACAAATTTAGCAAGATTCTCGGTGGTCAATATTCCATGTATAGGTTAGATAAGAAGGAATGGAGAATAATGTACCCTTAAGCACCCGCCAACATTGTGGAGGCAGACACAAGTGTCCTTTCCCTCTACAAGGGTTTCCTGATAAAAGCATTGAACAACCAAAAAAATGAGACGATACGAatgaaatgtcacaataacagaaTCAGATAATCACAATTTAACAGCAAAAAACAACTGCTAATGATCTATTACTTATGATGAACTAAAACTAAAAAGAAAGCCACAGTAACAAACAGTTACATACCGTTCCTTCTACAGGTTTATCTTGTCCCCTTACATACTTGGTGTCCAACAACCACTGCGAAATATTTGAAAAATTATAGGACCTAACAAAAAAGCCATTAAAAGGATTTTATTATTTATAATTACCTCAGCACAGAAAGCATGAACCCACTTCCCATCTACAGTCTTTCTAAATGCACCTGATGTGCCATGGCACATCCGCACATGCCACACTGTGCAAAGGGTAATTTCTTGCCATTACATTCTGGTTGTCAAACAACCAATATGCACCGATAGATCTTCTCGCTGGAATGCCTCTTCAGCCTGAAACATAAGAAGCCTGAGCCAACCTGCACAGGGCTTCTAACTTAGCCAAAAACAGCATCCAATTATTGCAAGATAATCTGAAACATAAGTAGACTGAGCCAAGCTGAAGAAGCAAGGTAAAAAATTTGTAACCTGATGAAGAGCTAAAAAGGCCTGGTAGGAGGCGATACGGAGCACAGAATCCACACAAGATAGTACGTGGACGCTGCATGGGAAATTGAGAACTAAATCAGGCTGATATTAATCTTGAGCAGCTTTGACCGACCTTTCATATGTTTGCTTTATGGCATCTTGCTTAAATCCAACAGAAAAAAGAGAATTCAGAAGGTATCATAATTGGGAAGCAAGAGGCAAAAATGCCAATAACAGTAGTTAGGACGAATAGAGTTTACTTGAATTATATACTCAAAATCATCCCTGGCAATTGCATCAAATTAAACTCTTGATTTAATTCATGCTCTCCATGTGCTACATGTTACTTCAAGAGACAAGCATAAATGGCGATCAAGGAGAAAACATATAATACATATATAATAACTTCTACCTACATTGCTGCTGCATTTAGTGGTGCAGCGAGCCATGGCGCCTTGCCCTCGGAGTAGACCCTGCACCTTGCACTCGGCTAACGTCCAGGTGCGTTCGACAAGCTCCGTAGTGTAAGTGTGGTTCTCATTCCATTGTAATGGTGAAGAAGTTTCTGAGAACATGTTTGTTAAGGATACCACTACAATAAATTCAGTATAGGTACTTGAACATGTACACATTTTAACTCGACCAAAAAAAGCATCATGTAATTAAGGAGGGGTGGGGCGAGAGAGTATCTTTATAAGCCAAACCCTCAATGAAGTCACTCGGCATGCCATATGGGTAGAGCAAAATAACAAGCTAGTGAAGCATGCCCTGCTCATCCAACTTTAGCTTCTTTACCCCTGTCAGCTCTTAATAGGATGCCTTGCCAAGTTTCACCCCTCTCTTTCCCATAGCAGCAGGAAGATCCTACATAGACTCAATAGACAGAACATAATAGAGAATAGAACATTGTTATTAAAACGTCGCTTAAACGTCGTTTAAGCGTTAAAACGTGATTAGCAGTTGGAACGTCCAAGCGTTTTAGGTAAGCCGCGTAGAACGTCCGTTTCGAGCGTTTAAGCGTCGCTTAAGCGTCCTAATCGTGTTTTAGGACGTTTTATGCGTGCTGAGGACGTTCTACCCGTTCTGGGCCTTTCCTGGGCCTTTAGGTTTTCCTCTAGGTGTTGGACGCACGCcaccctcctctctcctctcctccaaCGGCTCAGCTGGCCGCCGCCCTCCTCTCTCGGTCTCTCCTCTCCTCCAACAGCTCAGCCGGCCGCCGCCCTCCTCTCTCGATCTCTCTTCTTCTGGCTCCAACGGCTCAGCTGGCGCCACCGCCCTCCTCCCTCCTATCCTCCAACATCTCCGGCGCGTCTCTCCTCTCCTCAGCCGCGGAGGCAAAGCCGGCCGCTGACCGTGGAGGCACAACTGACCGCCGGCCGTGGAGGCACAGCAGACCTGCACCACCGCTGGCCGCCTACCCCACAGCAGATCTGCACCCAAGACCAGCAACCAGCCAGCCATCCTCTGCGGCTCCACTCTGCCAGCGCCCAAGACCAGCACTAGCAGCCAGCCATCCTCCACCTCCACTACTCTCCATTTGATCATTTGGTGAGTACTGATTTTGCTCACAGTGAATCAGTCAATCTCTATTTGCTCAACCATATTGGTGAGTACTGAACTACTGATTGTGCAACCATATTGCTCACAGTGAATTTCAATTTGGTTTGTGAACTCAAGTACTCAACTTATGTATGAACTTATTTTATATTTGAACTTCTATGTGAAGTCTGAAAAGACGTTTCAACGTTCGTTTAAACGTTTAAATGTTAAAAAGTTGGTTCATAACGTTTTAAGGTTTTACCGTTTTAATAACCATGGAATAGAACATACCGGTATTTTTGTTTTATCAAATACAAACGATAGCTTCACAACATACTATAGAAAAAAAACATTATACAAACTCAACTCCAACTTTTGTACAGGAAAATAAAAGGCATGGTCTGAGTGATTCTTATCTTCTGCCATCAGCAATAAAAAGGCACAAAAGTGAGATTATATGGCCAGGGCATCCTGTAGAACAATTCTATCATGTCCACCATTATGGTTACAAATGCGGATCACGGTTTGCGAGAGGAGGATAAGGGCATGACTAACCTGCCGAGCGACCTGGTTCTTGAGCCTAGAGGCCTGCTTCCATAGTGCCTCCATGGGGTAATGGGGCGGGGTGGGCAGACGACAAAGTCGGGATGAGACGGCGAATTGTCCTGTGGAGGGGAGCCGACAAGGTACTGTCTCTTGTACTCCATGTAGCAATAAAATGTATTTATATGTTTACTATAGTTCTGCTTGTGCGAGAATGTATAACATTATAACGTATAAATACACATGAGACATAACACAATACTGGTACAGTTTTGCAACAAAATCACTGAACAGTGAACATATAAATTGGTCAGTTTGATATGACAATATGTACTGGGAAATTTCTATGAAAAGAGAACTATTATTTTCTGCCAGTATAATTCTATAAAGTGCAAATTGAAACCAAAGGCTAAACTGAAGTAACAGGCATACCCTGGCAAACAGATCTTCCCTCATACATGGAACCAAGTACTTCAAAGGCCAGATATCTAAAGTTCGGACAACACAACAATTTGTTAACACACGGGTACTCATTAACTTCACAGAAGTTAAGTTTGGGTGCACAAGGAATCTAGCTACAACTTCAACTAAGAACTCATATGTGCTAAATACACGATCAACTGGGTTTCTTAGTACCGTTACAACAGAAGTTCTCTCCCTTGGCAGCTTGGAAGTTAAGCTATAGTCATCATGGATAACAACCAGCTTGCAATCAGGATGGCTGATAAGTGATAAGAATACCAAAATATAATTAAAAACTGTAAGCAACTTACTTTTTTTGCATAAACTAAATTGTAATGGCATGTCACGTTTGCTGTCATAATTAAATAAAATCTTAATCACACATTAATTAGTATACATGCAAACAGGGTTCATCCTTTCTCATGCAGATATAGTAGAGTAAGTTAGTAACGTACTGTCAAACAAACCATATTTGACTTGCCTCCTCTTGTATTCCAATTTAACACTACAACCATCAATTTGGCAAATATCAGGGCCTTCTGTAATTGGCTCAAGCAGGAATTTCCTTCTGCAATTGACAACAGGAGTTCAGCAACATGACAGATGAATACATATAATAGTATAGGTGTAGCCACAAGCATGCTCCTCCCTTTACATGGATCtaaaccatcaaatgaagatttctTTCTTAAAAACAAAATATGTTAGGTGCAATGAACTAATTGTATCTCAAAAAACAAGAGCCTAGAATATTATGACATTAAAAAAATCGTTGCGGCTTCTCATAAACTAAAGTACACATGAGTATGATCATAAGATAGGCCACAAGCTGTACTCACTTAACATCTGAATACTTCTGTGGAATTAAACTATTGCAAACTTGTACCAAAACACATTAGGGCAATCAACCATAGCCGATAAAATAGGTTTGCGATGTATTCGTCTGCGAGCCTAGGACCCGGTACTGTATCCACCAAAGACCCTTAAGAACAACCATCATCATGGACTTTTTGCATTACGCGTCACTATGATTCAGAACACTCCATTGGGTTCATCGATCCCTACCTAGTGAGCTAAAAAAAACTTAGGATGCACTCTGGGCAGAATTGTGTGGCAGTAAGTGAGCTGTGGTGTTTGGAACTGAATAGATGTTAGTATCGACAGCTGTCGGGATATTGAACATTGAATCTTGAAATGACCACTCATCTGAAATTTGCAGAGTCGCTCGAGATCTCCGCATCAATTTGGGACCCCATAATAAGGGGGAAAAGATTAAAAGAAAGGGGAACGAAATCATCAGCAACTCACGGGACACGGGGAGTCACATATCTCATCAACTGTTACACGGGACACGGGGTGTTGTTCTTCATCTTCTTGGCTAGAGACCCAATATATCAAGCAAGAGCACATCATAGATCAAGAAACGGATCGTATCACCACGCATTCTTGGGCAGAGGGAGGCGCGGTCCGGTCAGGTCACATCTTGGCGACGGAGGCGGAGGAGCCGCACCGGTCGTAGTAGTACTCAGAGATCGGGCGGGAGAAGGAGCGGCGGGCCTCCTCgaggtcctcctcctcctcgtcgccGTCGTCCTCCACGGTGTGAAGGTGGATGCAGGAGCAGCGCTCGAGGGACGCGAAGAAGGCCGACGCCACACCGGTCGCCACCCACATCGCGTAGCTCTCCATGTTCCCGTACGACAGGAAGCCGCCGTTGGCGTTGATGTCGGAGGGGGCGGGCGTGGGCGGCGGGATTCTCGGCGAGGCGCGTGGATGGGGGATGACGGAGGGGGAGGCGGAggtcgcggggcgcgcgcggggtggAGGAGGGAGCAGAGGCGGCGGTCACGGTGCCAAGGCTGCGCGGCCGAGCGGGCAGGGGATTGTGCGGAGGCGTTGATGGCGGCTACAACGCGCTAGGTTTTCCGGGAGCTGAGGGCGACACAGGGGGCACGGCTGCGGGATGCGCGGGACCGGGCGGGGGCACGGTGATGGTGGACGCCCTCGCACCACCCTTAAGGATTAGTAGAGATTATGTTGCACGTCTTTTACACGGCACGTACAAGACAACGGAATTAAGAGTGATGACTATTGTAGTAAATCAAATGTGCTAAAATCCTCTCTAATACCAAACGTAACTAAAAACATGAAGATTAGTGGACGTTTTACATGATCATATTATAGAGTTGTGCCACAAAATCGTACGTCTCTTTTGCATCAGATCGATTGCATGGCATCGTCCTCAATTAAGCTGACCTATCAATAAGGTTCGCAGATTCGGTCTTCGATCTATCTCGAGTGAACAGATGGTCTGGTGTATTTTAAGATCAGATAAATTTGGGTTTTTGACATCTCATGTGTCTTAATATGGTTATTCCTTTCACGATCGTGACATTATTGTTGTCGACAATGATGCACGTTTTGACTATTTTCTTTCATATGTCGTCCTAATCTCTTGTAGGCCTTCATAGACGACGACATCCACATGCATCTAAAATTATTATGTTTATTTAAAGTTGATCGATGTTCCTAAAGCTAGGTTCTTTCGTGGGTAAACAGATATATATCTGTTGTTGGTTATTAGTTGTGTTGAACCAAAGTAGGAGACGGAAGCAACGCGGTCCACTGGTTGTGGTCGTTGATTAATTACATGATTATGATTGGCATATatgtagaaaatgaaaagggaaCATATGTTCAGTTTTAAATCTGTGTCAGAAAAAATATCTGAAAACAAAAAATAGTCACGTACTGGCGCCATTTTTTGTGATCGCCATGGAAATATCTAGACCTGCTGCGCACACCATGCGTGTGCATAAGTTTGTAGGGGATAAactatgcttgtcatgatgattaTGAAAACTTTTTTTAAGAAAAAAACTGTTGGAACAGATCACACAGGGAACACGTACGCAGTCGAGCCGAAAACCACGTAGGACGATGGGTGCTTTGGTTGCATGCAATTGATTGCCTTTGCGACAGCCTAATGAATCGTGGCCATTTCTCATGTAGATATTATTTCATCCTGGTCCCTGTTCAGCTAATGACGTTatgtttccaaaagagcctagtaTTATTGCGAGAAAATTAATCACATCCACTCTCATCAGGTCTTATCTTGAAGCACCCATCTCTCTCTTTTTTTCAAGGGCGAGAAAGAGGTCAATACCAAAAGCGTGCCTACTTTCTTCTGCTACAAAATTCCCCAAACCACACCCGCGAAATTTTTTAATTgaacaaagaaaagaaaagcgagATGAAAAGCACGGACGTGaggtaaataaataaatatgctgTTTGGTTTATTCGATAACGTTAActtatgtttgtttaagtctaacTGTAATAATATACCATATTATAAATTGATATTGGCCTATTTAAATTTATTGTCATTGTTACTCGAGTGTCAGTCGTTACTGTTGTCATTTATATTATATTTCGTGAATGCATCAAAGAGTTTACGCTACATGATCTATGGTTAGGGAGGAGTCTGCGTACGGAGGAGAGGAGGGTCTCAGTGGCCAGCAAGAGAAGAGAATGGACACGAAGCATGGCAGATGGTGGGGGCAAAGCAGTCCATTCACAGGACCACCCCCGATCCCATGGGCATCAGCCATCAGCTATGCATGGCCACCCCACCCCACCACAGCAGCTTTTAAAGATAAACCAAATCCGCTGTCGTCCCTGCCCTGCATCGCAACTTGCTCACAGGACACAGCCGATAAGCAGCGGCCAAAACAGAAAGCGCGATTTGTTTGATCGCTTCCTCCTCCACTACCACTAGCTAGCCTGCCGCCGTCCGCCGTGCAGTGTGCGAGCTCCGCCCGCCGGTGCCGGAGGCAGAGGAGGAAGGTGAGCTGCCGCTGTTGTTTTCTGTCCCCGACTTGGAATTCATTTCTGCGTCGAGGAAGCTTTTTCTCAAATCTGCATCGCGTATTTTCCGCAATGTCCTTTTTTCGCAGAACAAAAAAGCCGTTTTTTCCTTTCCTGTTAGTTATTGGAGTCAGTTAGGAATGTTTTTCTGATGATGTTGGTTTGGTCCTTTCCTCGTCCTGAAAAGCTGCCTCTTCTTCTGCCCTTTGTCCAGTTCCCTCTCTGAAAAAATCGCAGATTTCTGTTAGTATCATCACCAGTTCGCCATCATCTCCGCTCTGTGGGGGCAGAAGCTCCGCTTCGTTCCAAGAAAGGCCCCCGCGTCTTCCTCCGCAAAACCTCCCGGGTCATCTCATATCCTTGGCGCTGGCCGAGAGGCTCCTCTCGTTGCCTGCCGGCGCACTGGCGCAGGTAGGTCGCGCCATTGCCGTCACCCCAACTGCCCCCCACACCCGGGTTCTTTCGGTCTCGTGCTTTAAAAGATGGTCTTACTCTTATAGGGGGACCTTAATTGCCACAAATTCTCCAAGGTCGGAAATGATTTCCAATGTTAACTGAAAATAAGTTGCAAACTTCCTCAACGGTGAGGAGGCTGGCAACTGGCTGGACATCAAGTGATCGAGCCACTGGAAATGTTTCTCTGTCAATAAGTTTCTCTCTTTTTTATATAAAAAAGTGTCCAGAACCACTGGTCTGTGGCTTGCAATTCTTTAGTCACGGTTTGACTGCCTACATGTGCCTAAAACAACACACCAATTTCGCCATCCATCCATTCATGTGACTGCTCGCAGAACTAACGAGCTAAGATTCCTCCCCTCACCGGCGCTTGTTCCCATGGTCTCCCAACACCGAGCCGCCAATTATTCCCACTGTCCCCTCACCACGAGATGCTGCCCTTGTGCTCTGCATGCAGATGCAGGTGCTGCCGAGGAAGAGGAGGCGCTCCGGGTCCTGGCTTCTAGACGTTGTGAACCAGATCTTGGTGCGGTTGCCCGAGTAGTTTACTCGTCTAGAGGAGGGGTTTGGTTCTCGACCCGATTCGGTGGGGGCTTCGCCACTGGGATAGGGGGACAGTTTGGCCTGCTGGATCTTTATCGCCAGTTGTTGGTTCTGTCCTTTCCATTGGGCTGGTACTTTCTTGACGGATTGGTTAAGCGCTGTCTGTGGGGTTGTTGTGCTGCTCCTCCCTTCATCTCGTTTTGTGGTGATTGGTGGGGGGAGGAGGAAGAGCTAGGAGGATTCTCTCTCTTGTTCTTGGGTCAGTTCTTGGCACGGCAGGATGAAGTATATGAAGCTTGGATCAAAGCCGGATGTCCTTCAGACGGAGGGGAGCAATATCAGGTTAGTTCATTCGTTCCTGCCTTAGCACCACATTTCTTTCAGATTATATACAGAGACATGCATCTTCCATTTTCCACTGGAAATCCTAGACTTTGTTCTCATTGATTTACTCTGCTTCACCGCTGCTGGTCATGTTGCACTGAATTTATCTTGGTGGTTCTGGGATAGAAATTTGAAGATCCATTTCACTTGATAGGAAATAGGTCTCAGCAGTTCTAATTCAGTATTCTTAACATATTTGTTCTAATTCGGTTTTCATTTAAAAGAAAATTTATATCAATGGAGTTGCTCAAGGGGCCAAATCATACTGGTAAACTGGATCAGCTGGAAAGAAGTTTAGTTCTGTAGTTTTTCTGTGCTCTGTTTCTTAAATGAGAAGGAAAGGAAGTGACGATATCCATGCGGGCTTTTTCTTTGCTTTCTATTTGTTTGAGTTTAGAAATTAGCATAGCACATCCAATAATTATGAAGTGTGTAAAATTAGTGTTATGAATTAGAACAACACTGAAACTAAATTAAAACTAGTTCCATCTTCACAAAGCTATATGGCTGACAGCTGTGTTTTATATGTGGCTTGTGTGCAAGTTGGTGCCTCCCATTTTAACAACCAACATGAAACCCATGGTCTGGAATACTAGGAAGCGCATCTGATGATGACATGCAGATGGCTAACTGTATTACTGATCTTGTTTATACGCTAAGCTGTCCTTGATTCTTTTCAGTGGCATATGTTCTTAAAGTTCTTATGTACTTTGGAGGCTTGTGACGATCTAACCATAGGAGTGCCTTTCTCTAGTTTGCTTTGTGTTTTACCTTTTGGATGAGTGGATTGGTTGGTGGCATTGTGGTCCATCAAGTAAATTTAATTCATGGAGCTCAATAATTTCTCTTTTCCTTTGATAGAACCAAGTTTTTAATCATCTATGTTGGACCACATATCAGTTCAAATTAGTTATACCTGTCATACACACTGCTGGTATATCTGACTATCTGAGGTTGCTTTTGCCTTTTTCTAGATTTCCTTAAGGTACTTGGGCAAAAGCCTAATGTTCTGTCACTGTCATCTCACCTTTAGCTGATTCGCTGAGCGATGATTTTGCTTCATTGCGTCATTTCAGCCCTGCATTATTGCAGTATAAGGATTTATCTAACAATCACCTTTGCTCTACTTGCATCACTTAGCTTTCAATGCTAATGTTTTGTAATCATGCTCTTCAGGTTTGTCGCGACAGATTTGGCAACAGACGTTGTTATATTGATTGGGGATGTCAAGTTTTACCTTCACAAggtattgaattctttatattccgcaCATTATTAGCCTCAGCATGCATTGAACAAGAGTAGACCTTATTGTGGTAGAGCTATATTTTGTGCCACCTGAAAATCTTAGGTGTGGTTATGAGTACCATTGATTGGCACATCACATCCTGCTCCTTTTACTTGCTCAAAAAGAAAAAGCACCCTACTCCCCTTTGTTTGCATGTTCTGCCAATTGTGTCTGAGTTATAACTAAATACAATTGCTCAGCAACTGGTTCATATCTAATGCAGCATAGTTGTGTCAAACAACTAGCTTACATGTTTTTTTATGTACAAAGGGAAAATAATCGCATACCCTGCAAAATTCTTTTTCAGTTCCCTCTTCTATCAAAGAGTTCACGCCTGCAAAGATTAGTTGCTTCAATCAATGAGGAGAAAAATGACGAAGTGGATATCTCTGACATCCCTGGTGGGCCTTCAGCATTTGAAATATGTGCTAAGTTCTGCTATGGCATGATTGTGACACTCAATGCGTATAATGTCCTCGCCGCCCGGTGC
It contains:
- the LOC103643741 gene encoding nuA3 HAT complex component NTO1, encoding MCHGTSGAFRKTVDGKWVHAFCAEWLLDTKYVRGQDKPVEGTETLVEGKDTCVCLHNVGGCLRCSSGDCNITFHPTCARSCGFYMNTKGFGTTPQHKAYCGKHSVQQKEADAQQYGPEELTSMKRMRISMPDLHYIVSLCLVA
- the LOC103643742 gene encoding nuA3 HAT complex component NTO1, yielding MCHGTSGAFRKTVDGKWVHAFCAEWLLDTKYVRGQDKPVEGTETLVEGKDTCVCLHNVGGCLRCSSGDCNITFHPTCARSCGFYMNTKGFGTTPQHKAYCGKHSVQQKEADAQQYGPEELTSMKRMRISMPDLHYIVSLCLVA